The following coding sequences lie in one Spinacia oleracea cultivar Varoflay chromosome 1, BTI_SOV_V1, whole genome shotgun sequence genomic window:
- the LOC110794062 gene encoding uncharacterized protein, with the protein MADRNALVARPIWARQAEEAKLKSEAEKTAAAKAAFEATFKDVDKSKPKAIDSSSDSDDEGEDLVNKPIGPVDPSKCTAAGAGVSGGSACSPCTFNLTTKDSDGRKIPKGDAQVKVKVTPGVGVGGSDIDGIVKDLGDGTYTVTYVVPKRGNYMVHVECNGKPIMGSPFPVFFSAGSSNGGVLGVPPTMSYPNLVNANMPNMPNYAGSVSGAFPGLVGMIPGLVPGPSGGVILPGIGASLGEVCREFLNGRCFKTDCKFNHPTHNLLMSAIAATSTMGTMSQVPMAPSAAAMAAAQAIMAAQALQAHTAQLQAQSKLSKDSPGASEKENKADTLKKTVQISNLNPLLTAEHLKQLFAFCGTVVDCTITDSKHFAYVEYVKPEEATAALALNNMDVCGRPLNVEMAKSLPQKPAASSASSLPIMMQQAVAMQQMQFQQALLMQQTMTAQQAANRAATVKSATDLASARAAEISKKLRADGFVADEIEPEKKSRSPSPSIVRSKSKSRSPISYGKRRKSRSFSPMRQYRDRKSKSPRRSRHRSRSFSPRIRHSRDRRSRSPVRYRRYSGYEYDRRSYRDVSDRAGRRDSKGSRDYHVSDFKRNKSRSPSPRGRKSYRNRSDSPKPRHHRSSAHRSKSPRLYQGGRSSPTNDADKRLKQRHRSRSKSVEDRQKSSKRIDESKEKEKRRGRRRSRSPSYEIKHEKSGRLSPQSSDEILTTQRKRSRSRSVDSKDPPKVKEGEPGEEKEESKCRERSRSRSNDGEIHRKMSSQSMDENKSKISRHSTSKSIEDDVERKVIKDESRREKRKRRDRRRSRSLSAEHESRSGGKSSRHREEKMKDKHRRRSRTKSPEGKERRKNGGSTSEKLDHIGEKCVKDNDVKSFRNSIELGDDTSLTNCSGKNPLIIESEKSECDRSKSIKAAVYESESDRSDIVENSKGRSNHGPEILGENHNFGAETEYSIEREGGVI; encoded by the exons ATGGCTGACCGGAATGCACTGGTTGCTCGGCCAATTTGGGCAAGGCAGGCTGAGGAAGCTAAGCTGAAGAGTGAAGCGGAGAAAACTGCAGCTGCTAAGGCGGCTTTTGAGGCCACTTTCAAGGATGTGGATAAGAGCAAACCTAAGGCTATAGATTCATCTTCTGACAGCGACGATGAGGGGGAAGATCTGGTAAACAAGCCAATTGGGCCAGTTGACCCCTCTAAGTGTACTGCAGCTGGGGCTGGAGTATCTGGCGGGTCGGCATGCTCACCGTGTACATTTAATTTGACTACCAAGGATTCAGATGGGAGAAAGATACCTAAAGGGGATGCTCAGGTTAAGGTTAAGGTTACCCCGGGAGTAGGGGTAGGGGGCTCTGACATAGACGGGATTGTGAAGGACCTGGGTGATGGGACCTATACAGTTACCTATGTTGTTCCTAAAAGAGGAAATTACATGGTCCATGTGGAATGCAACGGGAAGCCCATCATGGGCAGCCCATTTCCTGTGTTTTTCAGTGCAG GAAGTTCGAATGGAGGGGTGCTAGGTGTGCCTCCAACAATGTCATATCCGAACCTTGTGAATGCAAATATGCCGAACATGCCAAACTATGCTGGTTCGGTCTCTGGGGCATTTCCTGGTCTGGTTGGAATGATTCCTGGACTTGTTCCGGGCCCTTCTGGTGGGGTGATTTTGCCTGGTATCGGAGCTTCCTTGGGTGAAGTATGTCGGGAATTTCTTAATGGGCGTTGCTTCAAAACAGATTGCAAATTTAACCATCCCACACACAACTTGCTCATGAGTGCAATAGCTGCAACCTCTACCATGGGAACCATGAGCCAAGTGCCTATGGCTCCTTCTGCTGCTGCGATGGCTGCTGCTCAGGCAATTATGGCTGCTCAGGCTCTTCAAGCCCATACTGCTCAGTTGCAGGCTCAATCTAAGTTATCCAAAGATTCTCCAG GTGCCTCTGAGAAGGAGAATAAAGCTGATACGTTGAAGAAAACAGTCCAAATTAGCAACCTCAATCCTCTTCTCACAGCAGAACACTTGAAACAACTTTTTGCATTTTGTGGTACCGTGGTGGATTGCACCATCACTGACTCAAAGCACTTTGCTTACGTAGAGTATGTGAAACCCGAAGAAGCAACAGCAGCTCTTGCTCTCAATAACATGGATGTTTGCGGTCGCCCCTTAAACGTTGAGATGGCAAAATCACTGCCTCAGAAACCTGCTGCTTCTTCGGCTTCATCCTTGCCAATCATGATGCAGCAAGCAGTAGCCATGCAACAAATGCAGTTTCAGCAGGCATTGCTGATGCAGCAAACAATGACAGCACAACAAGCAGCCAACCGCGCTGCTACAGTGAAGTCTGCTACAGATTTAGCATCTGCTAGAGCCGCAGAAATATCTAAGAAACTGAGGGCTGATGGATTTGTAGCTGATGAAATAGAACCAGAGAAAAAATCCAG GTCTCCATCACCTTCTATTGTAAGGTCTAAGTCCAAGTCTAGGTCACCTATAAGCTATGGTAAAAGACGTAAATCTCGCTCTTTCTCACCTATGCGCCAATACAGAGACCGGAAGTCAAAGTCCCCGCGGAGATCTCGTCATAGGTCACGTTCCTTTTCTCCTCGGATCAGACATTCTCGAGATCGTAGATCCAGGTCTCCAGTAAGGTATCGCCGCTATTCAGGCTACGAATATGATAGACGGTCATATAGAGATGTTAGTGATAGAGCTGGAAGGAGAGATTCAAAAGGTTCACGTGATTACCATGTGTCTGATTTCAAAAGGAATAAGAGTAGGAGTCCTAGTCCTCGAGGAAGGAAATCATATCGAAATCGGTCGGATTCCCCGAAACCTCGGCATCATAGGAGTTCTGCCCACCGTTCCAAATCACCAAGACTTTACCAAGGAGGTAGGTCTTCCCCCACAAATGATGCAGACAAAAGGTTGAAGCAGCGCCATCGATCTAGGTCTAAATCTGTTGAGGATAGGCAAAAGTCCAGTAAGAGAATTGATGAAAGTAAGGAAAAGGAAAAGCGTCGTGGTAGGAGGCGTTCTAGGTCTCCGTCGTACGAAATTAAGCATGAGAAGAGTGGCAGGTTGTCCCCCCAAAGTTCAGATGAGATTTTAACAACTCAGAGAAAGCGTTCAAGATCAAGATCAGTTGACTCTAAGGATCCTCCGAAAGTGAAAGAAGGTGAGCCCggtgaagaaaaagaagaatcaAAATGTAGGGAAAGAAGTAGATCCAGGTCCAACGATGGAGAAATTCATAGGAAGATGTCTTCACAATCAATGGATGAAAATAAATCTAAGATTTCCAGGCACTCAACGTCAAAATCCATTGAAGATGATGTTGAGCGTAAAGTAATCAAGGATGAAAGCAGGAGAGAAAAACGGAAACGTCGTGATAGGAGGCGTTCCAGATCATTATCTGCAGAACATGAATCCCGCTCAGGAGGTAAGTCCTCTCGACATAGAGAGGAAAAAATGAAGGATAAACATAGAAGACGGTCAAGAACAAAATCCCCCGAAGGGAAAGAGAGAAGAAAAAATGGTGGAAGCACTAGTGAAAAACTGGACCACATTGGCGAAAAGTGTGTAAAAGATAACGATGTAAAGAGTTTCAGGAATTCAATTGAACTCGGGGATGATACTTCCTTAACCAACTGTTCTGGAAAAAACCCCTTAATCATTGAGAGTGAAAAATCTGAATGTGACAGAAGCAAGTCAATTAAAGCTGCAGTATATGAAAGTGAATCTGATAGATCTGATATCGTTGAAAACTCTAAGGGCAGGTCTAATCATGGTCCAGAAATCTTGGGTGAAAATCACAACTTTGGTGCTGAGACTGAATACTCTATTGAGCGAGAAG GTGGGGTTATTTGA